The stretch of DNA GCTCGACCTCGAGCTGCAGGGTGTGGTGGAAGCGCTGCCGGGCCAGCGTTATCGCCGTCTGCGCGCGGAGTGAATCTGATGGTCCCGCGGTCGCTCTACGTGCACGTTCCGTTCTGCGTGCGCCGCTGCTCGTACTGCGATTTCGCGGTGCATGCGACCCCGCGTCCGCCCGTCGACGACTGGTTGGATGCGGTGACCGCCGAGCTGGACCTCCAGATTGCACACTACGGCTGGCGGGCCCCCCTCTTCCTCGACACCCTCTACATTGGCGGCGGGACGCCGTCGCTGCTCGGGCCGCGAGGGATGCTACGACTGCGGGAGCGGCTGGAGCGGGTGGCGGAGTGGGACCCCGAGGGGGTGGAGTGGACCGCGGAGGCCAACCCCGAGAGCTTCACCCCTGATGTCGCGCAGGGGTGGCGCGAGGCGGGCGTGAACCGGTTGTCGCTCGGCGTGCAGACCTTTCACGAGCCGACCCTGCGCTGGATGGGGCGCATGCACGGTCCCGAGGGGCCGGTGCGGGCGATGGAGGCGGCCCGGGCGGCGGGCTTTCGCAACGTGAGCCTCGACCTGATCTTTGGTCTGCCCGAGCGGCTGGGGCGGAGCTGGGAGGGGGACGTGGAGGGGGTACTGGCGCTCGAGCCGGAGCACATCTCTCTCTACGGTCTCACCGCCGAGGCCGCGACGCCGCTCGGCCGGTGGGTGCGTGAGGGGCGCGAGGTCCTCGCCGATGAGGACCGCTACGCGCGCGAGTACCTGCACGCACACGCTCGGCTGACCCAGGCGGGGTTCGAGCACTACGAGGTCTCGAACTTCGGACGGGAGGGTCACCGATCCCGCCACAACTTCATCTACTGGACAGGGGCACCTTATGCCGCGCTGGGGCCCGGCGCGCACGGGTTCCGGCCTCCGGTGCGAAGCTGGAACTTGAGGGATTGGGAAGCATATAGACATGCGATCGGGCGGGGCGCGCTTCCCCTGGAGGGCGAAGAGGTTGTGGGGGACGAGGATGCGCGCCTCGAGCAAGTGTGGCTGGGGCTGCGCACGGTCGAAGGAATCCCAACAAAGGATATCAACGAGGTACAGCGGGACCTCGTGGGGCTCTGGGCGCAGCAGGGGTGGGCGCGAGAGGAGTCCGGCCGCGTCCGTCTGACGGCGGAGGGATGGCTCCTGCTCGATCGTCTCGCCGTGGACTTCGCCGCAGCGGGCGAGGTGAGTTGACCGAACTTCATCCCGAGAGCAGATTTTCCGCAGTTGATCCGACCGGTCGAGCCGATGAAGCCACAGCCGCTTACCGAACGCGAACAGCTCGTGCTCGAGGCGGTGATCCGGAGCTACGTGGAGACGGCCGAGCCCGCGGGGAGCCGCACCGTCGTGCGCCGCTTCAACCTGGGCATCTCGCCGGCCACGGTCCGGAACACCATGAGCGACCTCGAGGACAAGGGGTATCTGTTTCACCCGCACACGTCCGCGGGGCGTTTGCCCACGGACCGTGCGTACCGGGTGTACGTGGATTCGCTCCTGGAGCAGCCGCGCGTTCCGGTCGAAACGGAGTCTCTGCGGCAGGAGCTCGAGGCGGCGGGTGATCGCTCCGCGGTCGAGGTGGTGATCCGGCGGGCGGCGCAGGTTCTCGGTGTGGTGACGCAAGAGCTGGGGATCGCGAGCAGC from Longimicrobiaceae bacterium encodes:
- the hemW gene encoding radical SAM family heme chaperone HemW, which translates into the protein MVPRSLYVHVPFCVRRCSYCDFAVHATPRPPVDDWLDAVTAELDLQIAHYGWRAPLFLDTLYIGGGTPSLLGPRGMLRLRERLERVAEWDPEGVEWTAEANPESFTPDVAQGWREAGVNRLSLGVQTFHEPTLRWMGRMHGPEGPVRAMEAARAAGFRNVSLDLIFGLPERLGRSWEGDVEGVLALEPEHISLYGLTAEAATPLGRWVREGREVLADEDRYAREYLHAHARLTQAGFEHYEVSNFGREGHRSRHNFIYWTGAPYAALGPGAHGFRPPVRSWNLRDWEAYRHAIGRGALPLEGEEVVGDEDARLEQVWLGLRTVEGIPTKDINEVQRDLVGLWAQQGWAREESGRVRLTAEGWLLLDRLAVDFAAAGEVS